A part of Onthophagus taurus isolate NC chromosome 7, IU_Otau_3.0, whole genome shotgun sequence genomic DNA contains:
- the LOC111423658 gene encoding cuticle protein 18.6-like, which produces MIKIFGLAVLFTIAQAVDEIGYTTYHSQTPYHAPISYAPAPVAKVYSAPVAKVASYAAPVHTYAAPIQTYAAPVQTYAAPVHTYAAPVSTYAAPVHTYAAPIAKVATYAPQHVAYEDTPAAYDFEYGVNDPHTGDIKSQHESRRGDVVQGSYSVVDPDGTKRTVDYTADDHNGFNAVVRKEPIGHAAVYSPQHAYSSPVAKVAYGSIIDKIAPSIAYSPAPVATYAHAAPVTTYSAHAPTYGHAPVTYTSSIAHTPVAYSAPVAKVAGITYASPSTGYYH; this is translated from the exons ATGATTAAG ATTTTTGGATTAGCTGTTCTTTTCACCATTGCTCAAGCTGTGGATGAAATCGGTTATACCACATACCATTCACAAACACCTTACCATGCACCAATTTCTTACGCCCCTGCCCCGGTAGCCAAAGTTTACTCCGCTCCAGTAGCAAAAGTAGCAAGTTATGCTGCTCCCGTTCATACCTACGCCGCCCCTATTCAAACCTACGCTGCACCTGTACAAACATATGCCGCCCCTGTACATACATACGCTGCACCTGTATCAACATATGCAGCCCCAGTACACACATATGCAGCTCCGATTGCAAAAGTAGCAACATACGCCCCTCAACATGTCGCTTATGAAGATACACCAGCAGCTTATGACTTTGAATATGGAGTCAACGACCCACATACCGGTGACATTAAAAGCCAACACGAATCTAGACGTGGTGATGTCGTTCAAGGAAGCTACTCCGTTGTTGATCCTGATGGTACCAAAAGAACCGTGGATTACACAGCTGACGATCACAATGGATTCAACGCCGTCGTCCGTAAAGAACCTATTGGACACGCAGCCGTTTATTCACCACAACACGCTTATTCTAGTCCCGTCGCTAAAGTAGCTTATGGTTCAATAATTGACAAAATCGCCCCATCGATAGCATATTCACCAGCTCCAGTAGCAACGTACGCCCATGCAGCACCAGTAACAACCTACAGCGCACATGCCCCCACATATGGACATGCACCAGTAACATATACGTCATCTATTGCACATACTCCAGTAGCGTATTCGGCACCTGTTGCTAAAGTTGCTGGAATAACTTATGCGTCACCATCAACTGGTTACTACCATTAG